From a region of the Triticum aestivum cultivar Chinese Spring chromosome 7D, IWGSC CS RefSeq v2.1, whole genome shotgun sequence genome:
- the LOC123166459 gene encoding peroxidase 39, with product MAGAPLVLAILVAAVGVAAAERGGGKLRQGYYEQSCPRAEQIVKDYVERQIPLEPSVAATLIRTHFHDCFVRGCDASVLLNATTGGGEAEKDAAPNLTLRGFDFLDRVKALVEQECPGVVSCADVLALASRDAVGVIGGPFWRVPTGRRDGRMSIKQEALDQLPAPTMNFTDLLASFRAKGLGVADLVWLSGAHTIGISHCNSFSERLYNFTGRSAPGDADPSLDAEYAANLRRTNCTTRTDNTTVVEMDPGSFLTFDLSYYHGLLKYQGLFQSDAALITDEAARADVESVAKGPPEVFFQVFARSMMRMGMIEVKTGGDGEIRRHCAVVNN from the exons ATGGCGGGGGCACCTTTGGTGTTGGCGATACTCGTGGCGGCGGTTGGTGTCGCCgcggcggagcggggcggcggcaaGCTGCGGCAGGGGTACTACGAGCAGAGCTGCCCGCGGGCGGAGCAGATCGTGAAGGACTACGTTGAGCGGCAGATACCCCTGGAGCCCTCCGTCGCCGCCACTCTCATCCGCACccacttccacgactgcttcgtcagG GGGTGCGACGCGTCGGTGCTGCTGAACGCGACgaccggcggcggggaggcggagaAGGACGCGGCGCCCAACCTGACGCTGCGCGGCTTCGACTTCCTGGACCGCGTCAAGGCCCTGGTCGAGCAGGAGTGCCCGGGCGTCGTCTCTTGCGCCGACGTCCTCGCGCTCGCATCACGCGACGCCGTCGGAGTCATC GGCGGGCCGTTCTGGCGCGTGCCGACGGGGCGGCGCGACGGCAGGATGTCGATCAAGCAGGAGGCGCTGGACCAGCTCCCGGCGCCCACCATGAACTTCACCGACCTCCTCGCCTCCTTCCGCGCCAAGGGCCTCGGCGTCGCCGACCTCGTCTGGCTCTCAG GGGCGCACACCATCGGCATCTCGCACTGCAACTCCTTCAGCGAGCGGCTATACAACTTCACCGGCCGCAGTGCGCCAGGCGATGCAGACCCATCGTTGGACGCCGAGTATGCGGCCAACCTTCGCCGAACCAATTGCACCACTCGAACGGATAACACCACCGTCGTGGAGATGGACCCCGGGAGCTTCCTCACCTTTGACCTCAGCTACTACCACGGCCTGCTCAAGTACCAGGGACTCTTCCAGTCCGATGCCGCGCTCATCACCGACGAAGCGGCGAGGGCTGACGTGGAGAGCGTGGCCAAGGGCCCACCGGAGGTGTTCTTCCAGGTGTTCGCGCGGTCCATGATGAGGATGGGCATGATAGAAGTCAAGACCGGCGGTGACGGGGAGATCAGGCGGCATTGTGCCGTTGTCAACAACTAG